In Liquorilactobacillus hordei DSM 19519, the following proteins share a genomic window:
- a CDS encoding 5'-methylthioadenosine/adenosylhomocysteine nucleosidase, with translation MKYGILCAMDEEIKALKTELKKARQTEIAGITFFEGKINNNEVVLVQSGIGKVQAGMTTGLLIAQFEVEAVINSGSAGGIGEGLHVGDVVLSTAAAYHDVDATVFGYLPGQLPQQPQKFEADLQLIETLKKAAEQNQQHVETGLIVTGDQFVASSEKINTIKAIYPDVLCCEMEGAAIAQVAAQFKVPFVIVRAMSDTGDEEAGVSFDEFIIEAGKKSAQMILNVLAK, from the coding sequence ATGAAATATGGAATTTTGTGTGCAATGGACGAGGAAATAAAGGCCCTGAAAACAGAATTAAAGAAAGCAAGACAAACTGAGATAGCTGGGATTACTTTTTTTGAAGGAAAAATTAATAACAATGAGGTTGTGCTTGTACAATCTGGAATTGGTAAAGTTCAAGCTGGAATGACGACTGGATTACTAATTGCACAATTTGAAGTTGAAGCTGTTATAAATTCGGGCTCGGCAGGTGGAATCGGAGAAGGGTTACATGTTGGCGATGTTGTTTTGTCGACAGCTGCTGCTTACCATGATGTCGATGCGACTGTCTTTGGTTACCTTCCAGGTCAGTTACCACAGCAACCACAAAAATTTGAAGCTGATTTACAACTTATTGAGACATTGAAGAAGGCTGCGGAACAAAATCAGCAACATGTTGAAACAGGTTTGATAGTGACTGGTGATCAGTTTGTTGCATCTTCTGAGAAAATAAATACAATTAAAGCCATTTATCCTGATGTTTTATGTTGTGAAATGGAAGGGGCAGCAATTGCGCAAGTCGCAGCACAGTTTAAAGTGCCATTTGTAATTGTGCGCGCAATGTCAGATACTGGGGATGAGGAAGCAGGAGTTTCATTTGATGAATTTATCATTGAGGCAGGTAAGAAGTCCGCACAGATGATTTTAAATGTTTTAGCAAAATAG
- a CDS encoding NUDIX hydrolase: MKYEEELISTKKIYQGKIIRVEEEEVRLPNGEKAKREIVRHHGAVAIMCVTDDDKMIFVKQWREPLQRITLEIPAGKIEANEKNPKKTAIRELNEEVRLQPESLDLIADFYTSPGFADERMLMYFAHNLQPVSKELPQDADEFLNTVELTLTEAKKQIDAGLICDSKTIMAVWKWELLELRRS, encoded by the coding sequence ATGAAGTATGAAGAAGAGTTAATCAGTACTAAAAAAATATACCAAGGTAAAATCATCAGGGTTGAAGAAGAAGAAGTTAGGCTACCAAATGGTGAAAAAGCAAAGAGAGAAATTGTAAGACATCATGGTGCGGTAGCTATTATGTGTGTAACAGATGATGATAAAATGATATTTGTCAAACAATGGCGTGAACCACTGCAACGTATAACCTTAGAGATTCCTGCGGGTAAGATAGAAGCAAATGAAAAAAATCCCAAAAAGACTGCAATTCGTGAACTTAATGAAGAAGTTAGGCTACAACCTGAGAGTCTGGATTTGATTGCGGATTTTTATACGTCACCAGGTTTTGCGGATGAAAGGATGTTAATGTATTTTGCTCATAATCTGCAGCCTGTATCAAAAGAGTTACCACAAGATGCAGATGAATTTCTAAATACAGTTGAATTGACACTGACGGAGGCAAAAAAGCAGATTGATGCAGGCCTAATTTGTGATAGTAAGACAATTATGGCTGTCTGGAAATGGGAGCTGCTTGAATTAAGGAGAAGTTAA
- the dapF gene encoding diaminopimelate epimerase: protein MKMIKVHGSGNDFFILDEKQLDKSLSEEELKQLARHVCDRRNGLHGGSDGILYVTKGHDDSVVGKMRVINADGSEASMCGNGIRTVARYLSEQNNLTDFKIETMYADLEVKKAKDFAPNVVAFDAEISPVSFAANDLKMHIDGKTKLFDEVVPELSKTLKFSAVAVPNPHMITFVNHEELIGPELGRIATYLNNGKNPIFPDGVNVSFVEVLANNNIFVRTFERGVGFTNACGTAMSASSLIYSLLYARHTNLEDLIAVHNPGGMVNTKVHQRENKSYWMSLIGNATFVAEVELEQEKALTGDFTDAKWIATAEQSAYEDFVGSL, encoded by the coding sequence ATGAAGATGATTAAAGTTCACGGTTCGGGAAATGATTTTTTTATTTTAGATGAGAAACAATTAGATAAGAGTTTATCTGAAGAAGAGTTAAAGCAATTGGCTAGACATGTATGTGATCGAAGAAATGGATTGCATGGTGGATCTGATGGAATATTGTATGTTACAAAAGGACATGATGATTCTGTGGTCGGTAAAATGCGTGTTATTAACGCTGATGGTAGTGAAGCTAGTATGTGTGGGAATGGAATTCGGACAGTTGCAAGATATTTGAGTGAACAAAATAATTTAACAGATTTTAAGATTGAGACAATGTATGCTGACCTTGAGGTGAAAAAAGCAAAGGACTTTGCACCAAATGTAGTAGCATTTGATGCAGAAATATCACCAGTTAGTTTTGCTGCTAATGATTTAAAAATGCATATTGATGGCAAAACAAAATTATTTGACGAAGTAGTCCCTGAATTATCCAAAACTTTGAAGTTTTCGGCAGTGGCTGTACCTAACCCGCATATGATTACTTTTGTCAATCATGAAGAACTGATTGGTCCTGAATTAGGAAGAATTGCGACTTATTTGAACAACGGAAAAAATCCAATTTTTCCTGATGGCGTTAATGTCAGTTTTGTTGAAGTTCTTGCAAACAACAATATTTTTGTTAGGACCTTTGAGAGAGGTGTGGGTTTCACAAATGCCTGTGGAACGGCAATGTCAGCCTCGTCTTTAATTTATTCGTTACTTTATGCAAGACACACAAATTTAGAAGATTTAATAGCGGTGCATAATCCAGGTGGAATGGTTAATACAAAAGTTCATCAAAGAGAGAACAAGTCATACTGGATGTCCTTAATTGGAAATGCGACATTTGTTGCAGAAGTTGAATTGGAACAAGAAAAGGCACTTACGGGTGATTTTACTGATGCCAAATGGATTGCGACAGCAGAGCAAAGTGCATATGAAGATTTTGTAGGGAGTTTGTAA